One segment of Rhipicephalus sanguineus isolate Rsan-2018 chromosome 6, BIME_Rsan_1.4, whole genome shotgun sequence DNA contains the following:
- the LOC119396507 gene encoding LOW QUALITY PROTEIN: serine/arginine repetitive matrix protein 2-like (The sequence of the model RefSeq protein was modified relative to this genomic sequence to represent the inferred CDS: deleted 2 bases in 1 codon), producing the protein MAYINIAEWTPEHVADWLRGLDDIIIPYVHFFLNNNIDGHHLLTLGPDDLTSLNISKVGHQELILEAVDQLRQLHYKLITENLQSLALKLGCRARSVYNEIKRMTTTDQDNVVNIATSILADVSEVLLAVKSFVSWLDRAPFEGQERYTNIRQTVLKLGIELASTAQRDHFAAKPYAVIQSSCYNLADICDIIIQECHDSLIIQPASLDVATVKKKTDEEWGMQINSSYSGIHVVGGVKFQSPSHRCGKVDVGDEIVQINYQTVVGWQLKHLVYMLQEHPTEVLLTLKKRPRHTNILGQVIVLRPYRIPLKKVTYGKVMWPENGVQPVSIEEVFPVKTQQEPSSPRAVLREVEDDDSAFLPDAAVQSATSTTTASVAAPSSIRAQVFPPRSRAAIHRRATVSGASPTVTKAPVSLQDLVAGGIPGLFGGNSKKKDTVFRSVSHDPGCHGAGGKLAVADGSGIEDGKEPETKGAEQHPEKKQEPAMNAAREAPMMSKGRTASDSAVVPLVGRSFGMASTLSSRLREARGLTTGESTKQSCGPAAPASGSRPVVDMRSEIGSQSPRERRLFGPGTGKRSPMVTLKVPKIEDLKHNHLHSRSSKAKAQEPLSSAQANPSSSDAPGAKVGFGAKESPKKPLAQPPAMNTKTQCSESTLGNRGVPCPELGVAECEGWLLRRRWRGQQQAAPLLAGGRTAAPAMAALPPWRRRWVLLRGPQLFLYATPQDQKAECLLYVPGFVVSLAPDCKSKNCAFKLSNSENTFYFATESQADTSRWLTKLQQAAKLCPNYSGPCIWASDSDEDAVLDSAVFKPALSSSSFASHKISLAPSPLDRPRQPSPKPMPRTIFLRSTVSPAQLTDRSATLSPRRTTGEPPTTSASISSLPRNRETSKSPPAAPCPSSLELSSECSDGSTCSVTAKQRLSGAWDRYSDALGVVVQPAKRDFSTAKSKPPSGLYMNVSFKHNSSAKEPSTPAGTSLPPPSESTLGANNGNSARLPNLAPPSPVLSRAVQRRPSDSAKLSRSKTADNFPQMQTPKGETLLDREYNRVFKKSPSASSSPDPAALSDSPATSPVPLPVLTNSLMPRCATSQEIKDLYTNRRNSWRGSQQELMIPLSSVGSSDLGSPLEGCVQSPDYSYRDYSSPDYPSQRPDVIPSQYHQNRSTTPSEEAGTDPWLPRSVPSPSQGVERTPRGEKLSSSSFLKAGSAPVSACCQAAPSPTPAKTSSRFFHSPKFLKKFASSTREGLSNILRSPRLERKKLSAERDMYGSPKLSRSAGVRLLKSSASASAVSSSPAEVPEESSPSPLTHKSGSSSSLNSSTSAGSFVTSSSSSHCYAEVFAPPGSAPLARPETPETPRARPTMGVSMLRGKRRTSSSAAGSEERSFSPCSFASSAGGSGSGAPWARDDGSVFGEETSPGGGDAFQFGHGTDGSPESALGSGSERE; encoded by the exons ATGGCGTATATCAACATTGCAGAATGGACACCGGAGCACGTCGCGGACTGGTTAAGAG GCCTGGACGACATCATTATACCatacgtgcacttcttcctcaacAACAACATCGATGGCCACCACCTGCTCACCCTCGGTCCAGATGATCTCACTAGCCTCAACATTTCAAAGGTCGGCCACCAGGAACTCATCCTCGAGGCAGTTGACCAGTTGCGTCAGCTG CACTACAAGCTGATCACAGAGAACCTGCAGTCACTGGCACTGAAGCTTGGCTGCAGAGCACGCAGTGTTTACAATGAAATCAAGCGTATGACAACAACAGACCAGGATAATGTCGTGAATATTGCCACCAGCATCCTGGCTGATGTCTCGGAGGTCCTGCTTGCTGTCAAGTCTTTCGTCTCATGGCTGGACAG GGCACCCTTTGAAGGCCAGGAGCGTTACACCAACATACGGCAGACGGTGCTCAAGCTGGGCATCGAGCTGGCATCCACGGCTCAGCGAGACCACTTCGCAGCCAAGCCCTATGCTGTCATACAGAGCAGT TGCTACAACCTGGCCGACATTTGTGATATCATCATTCAAGAGTGCCATGATTCCCTCATCATCCAGCCTGCTTCTCTTGATGTAGCCACTGTCAAGAAGAAGACAGATGAAGAATGG GGCATGCAGATCAATTCATCTTACTCGGGCATCCACGTTGTCGGCGGAGTGAAGTTTCAGAGCCCGAGCCATCGATGTGGCAAAGTGGACGTTGGCGACGAGATTGTCCAGATCAATTACCAGACGGTG GTGGGATGGCAGCTGAAGCACCTCGTCTACATGCTTCAGGAGCACCCCACGGAAGTTTTGCTTACCCTGAAAAAGAGGCCGCGACACACAAATATCTTGGGGCAG GTAATAGTGCTGAGGCCATACAGGATACCACTAAAGAAGGTTACCTATGGAAAAGTGATGTGGCCGGAGAACGGTGTCCAGCCAGTAAGCATCGAAGAAGTCTTTCCTGTCAAGACACAGCAAGAGCCGTCAAGCCCTAG GGCCGTGCTTCGGGAGGTGGAAGACGACGACTCGGCGTTTTTGCCAGACGCAGCCGTGCAGAGTGCCACGTCGACGACAACTGCTTCGGTCGCGGCACCGTCGTCTATCCGAGCCCAAGTGTTCCCTCCGCGGTCTCGAGCTGCCATTCATCGGCGAGCCACGGTCAGCGGTGCGTCCCCTACGGTCACGAAAGCACCCGTCAGTCTGCAGGATTTGGTTGCCGGTGGAATCCCTGGTCTCTTCGGTGGTAACTCGAAGAAGAAAGACACAGTGTTTCGTTCGGTTTCTCATGATCCTGGCTGTCACGGTGCCGGTGGGAAGCTGGCCGTGGCAGATGGCTCTGGCATAGAAGATGGGAAGGAGCCCGAAACAAAGGGGGCTGAACAGCATCCGGAGAAAAAGCAGGAGCCGGCGATGAACGCGGCCAGGGAGGCACCCATGATGTCCAAAGGCAGGACGGCGTCCGACTCGGCAGTTGTCCCGCTGGTAGGGAGGTCCTTTGGGATGGCGAGCACACTTTCGTCGCGTCTCAGGGAAGCGAGAGGCTTGACAACAGGGG AGTCGACAAAGCAGTCCTGTGGTCCCGCTGCACCAGCCAGTGGAAGTCGGCCTGTGGTTGACATGAGGTCAGAAATTGGAAGCCAGTCGCCACGGGAGAGGAGGCTGTTTGGACCGGGCACGGGCAAGCGGTCACCCATGGTCACACTCAAGGTTCCCAAGATAGAG GACCTGAAGCACAATCATCTGCACAGTAGGTCCAGCAAGGCCAAGGCTCAGGAGCCGCTTTCAAGTGCCCAGGCTAACCCTAG TAGCAGTGATGCGCCTGGTGCAAAGGTTGGTTTTGGTGCCAAAGAATCTCCCAAGAAGCCTCTTGCCCAA CCTCCAGCCATGAACACAAAGACACAATGTTCAGAGAGCACACTAG GGAATCGTGGGGTGCCGTGCCCGGAGCTGGGGGTGGCCGAGTGCGAAGGGTGGCTCCTCCGGCGCCGGTGGAGGGGGCAGCAGCAAGCAGCGCCCCTCCTAGCAGGGGGGAGGACGGCAGCGCCAGCGATGGCAGCCCTTCCTCCCTGGCGCCGCCGCTGGGTCCTCCTCCGGGGTCCCCAGCTCTTCCTCTACGCCACTCCCCAG GACCAGAAAGCAGAATGCCTGCTGTATGTGCCTGGTTTTGTGGTGTCCCTTGCGCCCGACTGTAaatctaaaaactg TGCCTTCAAGCTCTCCAACTCCGAAAACACTTTTTATTTCGCAACAGAGTCCCAAGCAGATACGTCAAG ATGGTTAACCAAGCTTCAACAGGCGGCCAAACTTTGCCCGAATTACTCAG GTCCATGCATCTGGGCAAGTGATAGTGATGAAGACGCAGTGCTGGACAGCGCAGTGTTCAAGCCAGCATTGTCATCCTCATCATTTGCCAGCCACAAGATCAGCCTAGCGCCGTCACCTTTGGACAGGCCAAGACAGCCGTCTCCAAAGCCAATGCCCAGAACTATATTTCTGCGCTCAACTGTGTCTCCTGCACAGTTGACAGACAGATCAGCCACTCTTTCCCCGCGACGAACCACTGGCGAGCCGCCAACGACGAGCGCTTCAATCTCCTCACTGCCCAGAAATCGTGAGACGTCCAAATCCCCGCCAGCGGCGCCGTGCCCTTCATCATTGGAGTTGTCCTCAGAGTGCAGTGATGGCTCTACGTGCAGCGTTACTGCAAAGCAGAGGTTATCGGGTGCCTGGGATAGGTATAGTGATGCATTGGGTGTTGTTGTGCAGCCAGCAAAGCGAGATTTCAGTACTGCTAAGTCAAAGCCTCCATCAGGCCTTTATATGAACGTTTCCTTCAAGCACAACAGTAGTGCCAAGGAGCCGTCCACACCAGCCGGCACGAGCTTGCCCCCACCGAGCGAATCGACTCTCGGAGCCAACAATGGCAATTCAGCCAGATTACCGAACCTGGCGCCTCCGTCTCCGGTGCTGTCTCGCGCCGTGCAGCGCCGCCCGTCGGACTCCGCCAAGTTGTCGCGAAGCAAGACCGCGGACAACTTTCCGCAGATGCAAACGCCGAAGGGCGAAACGCTGCTCGACCGAGAATACAACAGGGTGTTTAAGAAATCGCCATCGGCGTCGTCCTCTCCAGATCCTGCTGCTCTCTCGGATAGCCCAGCCACGTCCCCGGTGCCACTGCCAGTGCTGACTAATTCTCTGATGCCGCGCTGTGCCACAAGCCAGGAGATCAAAGACCTCTACACGAATCGCCGAAACTCGTGGAGAGGCTCCCAGCAGGAGTTGATGATTCCGCTTTCGTCGGTGGGCAGCAGTGACCTCGGCTCTCCTCTCGAAGGGTGTGTGCAGTCACCAGACTACAGCTATCGGGACTACTCGTCACCCGATTACCCGTCGCAGAGGCCGGACGTCATTCCATCCCAGTACCACCAGAATCGGTCC ACCACCCCATCCGAGGAGGCGGGCACCGACCCGTGGCTTCCTCGCAGCGTCCCGAGTCCTTCGCAAGGTGTTGAACGAACACCGCGAGGCGAGaagctgtcgtcgtcgtctttcctAAAGGCAGGCTCTGCGCCTGTGTCAGCTTGTTGTCAGGCGGCGCCATCTCCCACACCAGCGAAGACATCGAGCCGTTTCTTTCACTCACCGAAGTTCCTCAAGAAGTTTGCATCCTCGACACGCGAGGGCCTGTCCAACATCTTGCGTTCACCGCGGCTTGAGAGAAAGAAGCTGAGTGCCGAAAGGGATATGTACGGGTCTCCCAAGCTTAGTCGTTCTGCTGGCGTCAGATTACTGAAGTCGTCAGCGTCTGCATCTGCAGTGTCATCATCACCTGCAGAG GTCCCTGAGGAGTCATCGCCATCGCCGTTGACACACAAAAGCggtagcagcagcagcctcaacaGCAGCACTTCGGCAGGCAGCTTCGtcacgtcgtcgtcttcgtcgcacTGCTACGCCGAAGTGTTTGCGCCACCAGGATCGGCACCCCTGGCACGGCCCGAGACACCGGAGACGCCGCGCGCAAGGCCAACGATGGGAGTGTCCATGCTTCGGGGCAAGCGGCGCACTTCGTCGAGTGCCGCGGGATCCGAGGAACGTTCCTTTTCGCCCTGCTCGTTTGCGTCGTCTGCCGGAGGGAGTGGCAGCGGTGCGCCATGGGCTCGGGATGATGGCAGTGTTTTCGGCGAGGAGACATCACCTGGAGGTGGCGATGCTTTCCAGTTTGGACATGGCACAGATGGGAGCCCCGAAAGCG CTTTAGGAAGTGGATCTGAAAGGGAGTGA